A genome region from Acidobacteriota bacterium includes the following:
- a CDS encoding ABC transporter permease subunit, translated as MSGRWRDRALSCYAGASALLALGLFVALLAVLLLRGGPVLSWELLSEASSRAGAAGGLRYQILGTGLLIATAAAFAVPLAVALGLLSTVYLKAASARRLDLALYVANGIPSILFGLAGIAFFSRALDWGKSWLAGGIVLAMMILPTLTVAFAERVRAIPGRYLEAAYGLGLSRDRVVRAVILPQSFGGLVSGALLGLARAAGETAPILFTAAIFSGATVPDGIRDNPVLALPYHIFVLAQDSLDPGAGARLWGAALVLVLLVAGLASIALPARLRLREEAYRG; from the coding sequence ATGAGCGGCCGCTGGCGGGATCGCGCCTTGAGCTGTTACGCCGGTGCCAGTGCGCTGCTCGCCCTCGGCCTGTTCGTCGCCCTGCTCGCGGTGCTGTTGCTGCGCGGGGGACCGGTGCTGTCTTGGGAGCTGCTCAGCGAGGCGTCGAGCCGGGCCGGTGCCGCCGGCGGCCTGCGCTATCAGATCCTGGGCACCGGGCTCTTGATCGCCACCGCGGCGGCCTTCGCGGTGCCGCTGGCGGTGGCCCTCGGCCTGCTCTCGACGGTCTATCTGAAAGCTGCCTCGGCTCGCCGCCTCGACCTCGCCCTGTACGTCGCCAACGGCATCCCGTCGATCCTCTTCGGCCTCGCCGGCATAGCCTTCTTCTCGCGCGCCCTCGACTGGGGCAAGTCCTGGCTGGCTGGCGGCATCGTGCTCGCCATGATGATCTTGCCCACCCTCACCGTCGCCTTCGCCGAGCGCGTGCGGGCGATTCCCGGGCGCTATCTCGAGGCGGCCTACGGCCTCGGGCTGTCGCGCGATCGCGTGGTGCGGGCGGTGATCCTGCCGCAGAGCTTCGGTGGTCTGGTCTCCGGTGCCCTGCTCGGTCTCGCCCGCGCCGCCGGCGAGACCGCGCCGATCCTGTTCACGGCGGCGATCTTCTCCGGTGCGACGGTGCCCGACGGCATTCGCGACAACCCCGTGCTGGCGCTGCCCTACCACATCTTCGTGCTGGCTCAGGACTCCCTCGATCCCGGAGCCGGGGCCCGGTTGTGGGGCGCCGCCCTGGTCCTCGTCCTGCTGGTGGCGGGGCTCGCCTCGATCGCTCTGCCGGCCCGGCTGAGATTGCGCGAGGAGGCCTACCGTGGCTGA
- a CDS encoding ATP-binding cassette domain-containing protein → MAEPLLVARGLTVRTSSRVLLRAVDLEAPRHRVVCLMGPSGAGKTTLLRCLNRLVELSPGLRVEGQVFLDGEPIYQRRVDPDALRGRIGMLFQQPVIFPGSIEHNVTFGLRHTRRLTAGERRERAHQALREAALWDEVADRLAEPADQLSVGQQQRLCLARVLSLDPDVLLMDEPTSALDPASTRKIEERLASLKAGRAVVVVTHDPGQAERIADRVVEMALVEGAGETRPAGSLDVVSAAPQAPGLRPVGKTLQEIPDEGAQNALRGLP, encoded by the coding sequence GTGGCTGAGCCCCTCTTGGTGGCGCGGGGGCTGACCGTGCGGACGTCGTCGCGGGTCTTGCTGCGTGCGGTGGATCTGGAGGCGCCGCGCCACCGGGTGGTCTGCCTGATGGGGCCGTCCGGAGCCGGCAAGACGACTCTGCTGCGCTGTCTCAACCGGCTGGTGGAGCTGAGCCCGGGGCTGCGCGTCGAGGGCCAGGTCTTTCTCGACGGCGAGCCCATCTACCAGCGCCGGGTCGATCCGGACGCTTTGCGCGGCCGCATCGGCATGCTGTTCCAGCAGCCGGTGATCTTCCCCGGCTCGATCGAGCACAACGTCACCTTCGGGTTGCGTCACACCCGCCGCCTGACCGCCGGCGAGCGGCGCGAGAGGGCGCACCAAGCGCTGCGCGAGGCCGCCCTGTGGGACGAGGTGGCGGATCGACTGGCCGAGCCCGCCGATCAGCTCTCGGTCGGTCAACAGCAACGTCTCTGCCTGGCTCGGGTTTTGTCCCTCGATCCGGACGTGCTGCTGATGGACGAACCCACCAGCGCTCTAGATCCAGCCTCGACCCGCAAGATCGAAGAGCGCTTGGCGAGCCTCAAGGCGGGCCGGGCGGTGGTGGTGGTGACCCACGATCCCGGACAGGCCGAGCGCATCGCCGATCGGGTGGTCGAGATGGCTTTGGTCGAGGGGGCGGGGGAGACGAGGCCGGCGGGCTCCCTCGACGTTGTGTCTGCGGCGCCGCAGGCTCCTGGGCTGCGACCGGTGGGCAAGACTCTTCAAGAGATTCCCGACGAAGGGGCGCAGAATGCGTTGCGCGGGTTACCCTAG
- a CDS encoding flavoprotein — MKPKLAILGAGPVGLEAALAAAEGGYPFALYEAGDGVAAAVRSWGHVRLFSPWSLNVSPRARRLLAAVGLELPADDTCPTGEELVERLFEPLAAQPSIAPHLRLGERVVAVSRDGLVKSDEIGTGRRAERPFRLLIRDASGGERIDRADRVLDCTGTYDCPNQLGDGGIAAPGEAAAEGAIERQIPRIDSSWAGLTTLLVGAGYSAQTAVRDLAELAEREPGTRVLWALRREDPLPPPPEDDPLPERAALAATAGALSRAASPAVETRFGVVVEALEAEADRWRVTLRRRDDRVETVVVDRILSLTGYVGDHRLYRQLQVHECYATAGPMKLAAALLGSAGGDCLDQTGHGGDSLLNPEPGFFLLGSKSYGRNPTFLMRLGWEQVDEVFALWARDRAA, encoded by the coding sequence ATGAAGCCGAAGTTAGCGATTCTGGGAGCCGGCCCGGTGGGCCTCGAGGCCGCCCTCGCCGCTGCCGAGGGTGGCTATCCCTTCGCGCTCTACGAGGCCGGCGACGGCGTGGCGGCGGCGGTGCGCTCGTGGGGCCACGTACGGCTGTTCTCGCCCTGGAGCCTCAACGTGTCACCGCGCGCTCGCCGCCTTCTCGCCGCCGTTGGCCTCGAGCTGCCGGCGGACGACACTTGCCCCACTGGGGAGGAGCTGGTGGAGCGCCTTTTCGAGCCGCTCGCCGCCCAGCCGAGCATCGCCCCTCACCTTCGGCTGGGGGAGCGGGTGGTGGCGGTCAGTCGCGACGGCCTGGTCAAGAGCGACGAGATCGGCACCGGGCGCCGCGCCGAGCGCCCCTTCCGCTTGTTGATTCGTGACGCCAGCGGCGGCGAGCGCATCGACCGTGCCGACCGGGTGCTCGATTGCACCGGCACCTACGACTGCCCCAATCAGCTCGGCGACGGCGGCATTGCGGCTCCCGGCGAGGCCGCCGCCGAGGGCGCCATCGAGCGCCAGATCCCTCGCATCGACAGCTCCTGGGCTGGTCTCACCACCCTGCTGGTCGGTGCCGGCTACTCGGCGCAGACGGCGGTGCGCGATCTCGCCGAGCTGGCGGAGCGGGAGCCCGGGACCCGGGTGCTGTGGGCGCTGCGGCGAGAAGACCCCCTGCCGCCTCCGCCGGAGGACGATCCGCTGCCCGAGCGCGCCGCCCTCGCCGCCACGGCCGGAGCCCTGTCGCGCGCTGCCTCGCCGGCCGTCGAGACCCGCTTCGGCGTCGTCGTCGAGGCCCTCGAGGCCGAGGCAGATCGCTGGCGGGTGACCTTGCGGCGCCGCGACGACAGGGTCGAAACGGTGGTGGTCGACCGCATTCTTTCGCTAACCGGCTACGTCGGCGATCATCGTCTCTACCGGCAGCTCCAGGTTCACGAGTGCTATGCCACTGCCGGCCCGATGAAGCTGGCGGCGGCGCTGCTCGGCTCGGCCGGCGGAGATTGCCTGGACCAAACCGGTCACGGCGGCGACTCGCTGCTCAATCCGGAGCCTGGCTTCTTTCTGCTGGGCAGCAAGTCCTACGGCCGCAACCCGACGTTTCTGATGCGCCTCGGCTGGGAGCAGGTCGACGAGGTCTTCGCCCTGTGGGCGCGCGACAGGGCCGCCTGA
- a CDS encoding SDR family oxidoreductase, giving the protein MSQPVAIVTAAGRGMGAACARELSRRGWSLALMARSGEVDAVAEECGALALRGSVTEQADVERLVDATLERYGQLDGVVNNTGHPPRGELLEFADVEWHDALDLVVLNVVRMARAVTPALVERGGSIVNISTFGAVEPSLDFPLSSALRASVGAFAKLYADRYASAGVRMNNLLPGYIDSYEVDEETLREIPVGRPGSVREVAKTAAFLLTSDSAYITGQSLRVDGGLTRSV; this is encoded by the coding sequence ATGAGCCAACCCGTTGCCATCGTCACCGCCGCCGGTCGCGGCATGGGCGCCGCCTGTGCGCGCGAGCTCAGCCGGCGCGGCTGGTCCCTCGCCCTGATGGCGCGCTCCGGCGAGGTCGATGCGGTCGCCGAAGAGTGCGGTGCCCTTGCCTTGCGCGGTTCGGTGACTGAGCAAGCCGACGTCGAGCGTCTGGTGGATGCCACTCTCGAGCGCTACGGTCAGCTCGACGGCGTGGTCAACAACACCGGCCATCCGCCGCGCGGCGAGCTCCTCGAGTTCGCCGACGTCGAGTGGCACGACGCGCTCGATCTGGTGGTGCTCAACGTGGTGCGCATGGCGCGGGCGGTGACTCCCGCTCTGGTCGAGCGCGGTGGCTCGATCGTCAACATCTCGACCTTCGGAGCGGTCGAGCCATCCCTCGACTTTCCCCTGTCGTCGGCCCTGCGCGCCTCTGTCGGTGCCTTCGCCAAGCTCTATGCCGACCGCTATGCCTCGGCCGGGGTGCGCATGAACAATCTGCTGCCGGGCTACATCGACAGCTACGAGGTCGACGAAGAGACGCTGCGCGAGATTCCCGTCGGCCGTCCCGGCTCGGTGCGCGAGGTCGCCAAGACGGCGGCCTTCCTGCTGACTTCCGACTCCGCCTACATCACCGGTCAGAGCCTGCGCGTCGACGGCGGCCTGACGCGCTCCGTGTGA
- a CDS encoding tetratricopeptide repeat protein gives MFRKTLLIALLVSLLPMALWAAGGSSAPTAPTKSPAEEAKELYNRGLELRDKAWSLEEKAQGLSGAERDKVAAKIEKTYRKAAERFSEATSKNARFHQAYSSLGYALRKVGDYEDSLRAYNQALELAPTYAEAIEYRGEAYLGLGRLEDAKEAYLSLFTLDRARADELLAAMQTWLESNPGEEGFASWVAERAKIASQTASLSQLSTRRW, from the coding sequence ATGTTCCGCAAGACGCTATTGATCGCCCTGCTGGTCTCTCTGCTGCCGATGGCCCTGTGGGCGGCCGGCGGCTCATCGGCACCGACCGCACCGACCAAGTCGCCGGCGGAAGAAGCCAAGGAGCTCTACAACCGTGGTCTCGAGCTGCGCGACAAGGCCTGGTCCCTCGAAGAGAAGGCCCAGGGTCTCTCCGGAGCCGAGCGCGACAAGGTGGCGGCCAAGATCGAGAAGACCTACCGCAAGGCCGCCGAGCGCTTCTCCGAAGCGACCTCGAAGAACGCGCGCTTTCACCAGGCCTACAGCAGCCTGGGTTACGCCCTGCGCAAGGTGGGTGACTACGAAGACTCGCTGCGGGCCTACAACCAGGCCCTCGAGCTCGCTCCGACCTACGCCGAAGCGATCGAGTATCGCGGCGAGGCCTACCTCGGCCTGGGTCGCCTGGAAGATGCCAAGGAGGCCTACCTGAGCCTCTTCACCCTCGACCGGGCGCGTGCCGACGAGCTGTTGGCGGCGATGCAGACCTGGCTCGAGAGCAACCCCGGTGAAGAAGGCTTCGCCTCCTGGGTTGCGGAGCGCGCCAAGATCGCCTCGCAGACGGCCTCTCTGTCGCAACTCTCGACCCGCCGCTGGTAG
- a CDS encoding MbnH family di-heme enzyme, translated as MAAPASVQSAAPLLAEVLPAPFPPPRVPAGNPLTAAKIELGRHLFYDRRLSFNGSASCADCHRQELAFTDGLGRAIGATRQAHPRGAMSLANVAYNVSFGWDDPNLRSLEEQARVPILNQAPIELGVAGHEEEVLARLDRDPVYRRLLPRAFPRQPGPMSLDHVVHALAAFERILYSGDSPYDRLVYGGDSAALSPAARRGMDLFFSDDLKCSRCHAGFTFSGPVAFRGAPAPPPIFHNNGLYGEDRITNPGLRRTTGRPEDGGRFRAPTLRNIAVTAPYMHNGALPSLAAVVDHYARGGQGHRNQSDQVTGFELAPGQREELVAFLESLTDEAFLSNPRFADPWPRAPARKLFSPGDETFSALSTLPVGSR; from the coding sequence GTGGCCGCGCCGGCCTCCGTCCAGAGCGCGGCGCCGCTGCTCGCCGAGGTCCTGCCGGCGCCCTTCCCGCCGCCGCGGGTGCCGGCCGGGAATCCCCTGACGGCGGCCAAGATCGAGCTCGGCCGACACCTCTTCTACGACCGCCGTCTGTCCTTCAACGGCTCGGCTTCATGCGCCGACTGCCATCGCCAGGAGCTCGCCTTCACGGATGGCTTGGGGCGCGCCATCGGCGCCACCCGGCAGGCCCATCCGCGGGGCGCGATGAGTCTCGCCAACGTCGCCTACAACGTCAGCTTCGGCTGGGATGATCCCAACCTGCGAAGCCTCGAAGAGCAGGCCCGGGTACCGATCCTCAATCAGGCTCCGATTGAGCTCGGGGTGGCGGGCCACGAAGAGGAAGTGTTGGCGCGTCTCGATCGCGATCCGGTTTATCGGCGCCTGCTGCCGCGGGCTTTTCCGCGCCAGCCGGGGCCGATGAGCCTCGATCACGTGGTGCACGCCCTCGCCGCCTTCGAGCGCATCCTCTATTCCGGCGATTCGCCCTACGATCGCCTGGTCTACGGCGGCGACTCGGCGGCCCTCTCGCCGGCGGCGCGGCGCGGCATGGACCTATTCTTTTCGGACGACCTCAAGTGCTCGCGCTGCCACGCCGGCTTCACCTTTTCGGGGCCGGTGGCCTTTCGTGGGGCGCCGGCGCCGCCGCCCATCTTTCACAACAATGGGCTCTATGGGGAGGACCGGATCACCAACCCCGGACTGCGCCGGACCACCGGCCGTCCCGAGGACGGCGGGCGCTTTCGCGCTCCCACGCTGCGCAACATCGCGGTCACCGCGCCCTACATGCACAACGGTGCCCTGCCGAGCCTGGCAGCGGTGGTCGACCACTATGCCCGGGGTGGCCAAGGACACCGCAATCAAAGCGATCAGGTGACCGGCTTCGAGCTCGCTCCGGGGCAGCGCGAAGAGCTGGTGGCATTCCTCGAGTCGCTCACCGACGAGGCTTTCCTGAGCAACCCACGATTCGCCGATCCGTGGCCGAGAGCGCCGGCGCGAAAACTTTTTTCACCGGGTGATGAAACGTTTTCGGCGCTGTCGACACTCCCAGTCGGATCGCGTTGA
- a CDS encoding 2-dehydropantoate 2-reductase, whose translation MRFAIVGAGAVGLYFGGRLAAGGHEVTFLARGKTLAALRREGLELTSPKGDLHLADVRAEERPEAIGEVDAVLLAVKAWQVPEVAPSLRPLVGPNTTLLPLQNGVEAPDQLLKHFPGRVLGGLCKIISEATAPAVVRHLGAEPTIALGELDGAASPRVADLASALDGAGIVAETPDDIRKAMWKKFLFIAPVSGIGAITRVPLGVFRQMAETRQLVRRSMEEVVAVARALGIALSDHTLEATLAFLDGLPPAGTASMQRDLMAGRPSELESQTGAVVRLAAQAGVEVPVNDFLYRCLLPSERAARRES comes from the coding sequence ATGAGATTCGCAATCGTCGGTGCCGGAGCCGTCGGGCTCTACTTCGGTGGCCGCCTCGCCGCAGGCGGCCACGAGGTGACCTTCCTGGCCCGCGGCAAGACCCTCGCCGCCCTCCGCCGAGAGGGCCTCGAGCTCACCAGCCCGAAGGGCGATCTACACCTCGCCGACGTACGCGCCGAAGAGCGCCCCGAGGCCATCGGCGAGGTCGACGCGGTGCTGCTGGCGGTCAAGGCCTGGCAAGTGCCGGAGGTCGCTCCCAGCCTGCGACCGCTGGTCGGCCCGAACACCACCTTGCTGCCACTGCAAAACGGTGTCGAGGCCCCGGACCAGCTTCTCAAGCACTTTCCCGGTCGAGTGCTCGGTGGCCTGTGCAAGATCATCAGCGAGGCCACCGCCCCGGCGGTGGTGCGCCACCTCGGCGCCGAGCCGACCATCGCCCTCGGCGAGCTCGACGGCGCCGCCTCACCGCGGGTCGCAGACCTCGCCAGCGCCCTCGACGGAGCCGGCATCGTCGCCGAAACCCCCGACGACATCCGCAAGGCGATGTGGAAGAAATTCCTCTTCATCGCACCGGTCAGCGGCATCGGAGCCATCACCCGGGTGCCGCTCGGTGTCTTCCGCCAAATGGCCGAAACTCGCCAGCTGGTGCGCCGGTCGATGGAGGAAGTGGTGGCGGTGGCGCGCGCCCTGGGGATCGCCCTCTCCGACCACACCCTCGAAGCCACCCTCGCCTTTCTCGACGGCCTGCCGCCGGCAGGCACCGCTTCGATGCAGCGCGACCTGATGGCCGGCAGGCCTTCGGAGCTCGAATCGCAAACCGGCGCGGTGGTGCGATTGGCGGCTCAGGCCGGCGTCGAGGTGCCGGTCAACGACTTCCTCTACCGCTGCCTGCTGCCGAGCGAACGGGCCGCCCGACGCGAGTCCTGA
- a CDS encoding malate dehydrogenase, with protein sequence MKNPVRVAITGAAGNIGYALAFRIAAGDMLGPDQPVILQLIEIPPAMDALGGVVMELNDCAFPLLHGIVATSELEAGFRDADFALLVGARPRGPGMERNDLLGANGKIFGPQGKAINDHASRGVKVLVVGNPANTNALIAAANAPDLDPRQFTAMTRLDHNRAISQLAEKTGAHATDIRRMIIWGNHSSTQYPDIAHATIAGDAAASQVDQDWYRDTFIPTVQKRGAAIIQARGASSAASAASAAIDHMRSWSLGLDEGDWVSMAVPSDGSYGIAPGVIYSFPCVCRDGDWSIVQDLEIDDFSRQRMEATDAELREERDAVRDLL encoded by the coding sequence ATGAAGAACCCCGTTCGCGTGGCCATCACCGGCGCGGCCGGCAATATCGGATACGCCCTGGCCTTTCGCATCGCCGCCGGCGACATGCTGGGCCCGGATCAGCCCGTGATCCTGCAACTGATCGAGATTCCGCCGGCGATGGACGCCCTCGGTGGGGTCGTCATGGAGCTCAACGACTGCGCCTTCCCGCTGCTCCACGGCATCGTCGCGACCTCCGAGCTCGAAGCCGGTTTCCGGGACGCCGACTTCGCCCTCCTGGTGGGCGCTCGGCCGCGTGGACCCGGCATGGAGCGCAACGATCTCTTGGGGGCCAACGGCAAGATCTTCGGACCTCAGGGCAAGGCGATCAACGATCACGCTTCGCGCGGCGTCAAGGTTCTGGTGGTGGGCAATCCCGCCAACACCAACGCCCTGATCGCGGCGGCCAACGCCCCCGATCTCGATCCCCGCCAGTTCACCGCCATGACCCGCCTCGACCACAACCGGGCGATCAGCCAGCTCGCCGAGAAGACCGGTGCCCACGCCACCGATATCCGGCGGATGATCATCTGGGGCAACCACTCCTCGACTCAGTATCCGGACATCGCCCACGCCACCATCGCGGGCGATGCCGCCGCCTCGCAGGTCGACCAGGACTGGTACCGCGACACTTTCATTCCGACGGTGCAGAAGCGCGGTGCCGCCATCATCCAGGCGCGCGGCGCATCCTCGGCGGCCTCGGCGGCCTCGGCGGCCATCGATCACATGCGCAGCTGGTCCCTGGGATTGGACGAAGGCGATTGGGTGAGCATGGCGGTGCCGTCGGACGGCAGCTACGGCATTGCCCCTGGGGTGATCTATTCCTTCCCCTGCGTTTGTCGGGACGGTGACTGGAGCATCGTTCAGGATCTCGAGATCGATGACTTCAGCCGCCAGCGGATGGAGGCCACGGACGCCGAGCTGCGCGAAGAGCGCGACGCCGTTCGCGATCTCCTGTAA
- a CDS encoding thioesterase family protein: MAEPISEFKVFRRVEFADTDTGGIVHFSRFFVYMETAEHELLRSLGTLVHSRHEGHTIGWPRVEAQCRYLSPLRYGDEVEIRLRVARKGHSSMTYEADFWLGERHVARGRISSVCCILDDPAGLKPIPIPAAIADRLVEATGG, translated from the coding sequence ATGGCCGAACCCATCTCAGAATTCAAGGTCTTCCGGCGCGTCGAGTTCGCCGACACGGACACCGGCGGCATCGTCCACTTCTCGCGCTTCTTCGTCTATATGGAAACCGCCGAGCACGAGCTACTGCGTTCCCTCGGCACTCTCGTCCACAGCCGCCACGAAGGCCACACCATCGGCTGGCCGCGGGTCGAGGCCCAGTGCCGTTACCTCAGCCCCCTGCGCTACGGCGACGAGGTCGAGATCCGCCTGCGGGTGGCGCGCAAGGGCCACAGCTCGATGACCTACGAAGCGGACTTCTGGCTCGGCGAGCGCCACGTCGCCCGGGGTCGCATTTCCTCCGTCTGCTGCATTCTCGACGACCCGGCAGGACTCAAGCCGATTCCGATCCCGGCGGCGATCGCCGACCGGCTGGTGGAAGCGACCGGCGGCTGA
- a CDS encoding matrixin family metalloprotease, producing the protein MMRLARITLAVAVSLAVALPAFAFRMIQANANGRVTGGNLVACNAAGGFAHWTTLEIGWRINQANQGWPAVGPLRNAIDAWNEVTGDGYVLDYDWTTNNGFATDGINTVLWAPGNGCVGDCLALTALVIQNGQEIIESDITFNNNVTWTNTGANFDRETVLIHELGHSLGIHHSEVASPRPIMRAGYVGKQHFLTNDDREALRCSYDRYHPCTAAPPTPLHISGPDRDLCQGADEQYRTPHIPGAESYRWEVLNHFFSTTSTANYIYLSGWYFQTPGPYSIRVRSQNDCGSSAWRQGTIWVLPNSDPACGGCNGRFCF; encoded by the coding sequence ATGATGCGGCTCGCTCGAATCACCCTCGCGGTCGCCGTCAGCTTGGCGGTCGCTCTCCCGGCCTTCGCTTTTCGCATGATCCAGGCCAACGCCAACGGTCGCGTCACCGGTGGCAACCTGGTCGCTTGCAACGCTGCCGGTGGCTTTGCCCATTGGACGACCCTCGAAATCGGCTGGCGGATCAACCAGGCGAACCAGGGCTGGCCCGCCGTCGGGCCGCTGCGCAACGCCATCGACGCCTGGAACGAGGTCACCGGCGACGGCTATGTGCTGGATTATGACTGGACCACCAACAACGGCTTCGCCACCGACGGCATCAATACCGTCCTGTGGGCGCCGGGGAACGGCTGCGTCGGAGACTGTTTGGCGCTGACCGCTCTGGTGATTCAGAACGGGCAGGAGATCATCGAGTCCGACATCACTTTCAACAACAACGTCACCTGGACCAACACCGGGGCCAACTTCGATCGCGAGACGGTGCTGATCCACGAGCTCGGCCACTCCCTCGGCATCCATCACTCGGAAGTCGCCAGCCCGCGGCCGATCATGCGGGCCGGCTATGTCGGCAAGCAGCACTTCCTGACCAATGACGATCGCGAGGCCCTGCGTTGTTCCTACGATCGCTATCACCCCTGCACGGCGGCACCGCCGACGCCGCTCCACATCTCCGGTCCCGATCGCGATCTCTGTCAGGGCGCCGACGAGCAGTATCGAACGCCGCACATCCCGGGAGCGGAGAGCTATCGCTGGGAGGTGCTCAATCACTTCTTCAGCACCACCAGCACGGCCAACTACATCTACTTGAGCGGCTGGTACTTCCAGACGCCAGGACCCTACTCGATTCGGGTGAGGTCGCAGAACGACTGCGGCTCGAGCGCCTGGCGCCAGGGGACGATCTGGGTGCTGCCCAACTCGGACCCGGCCTGCGGCGGCTGTAACGGCCGGTTCTGTTTCTAG
- a CDS encoding glycosyltransferase family 4 protein — translation MRIAYIAAGAAGMYCGSCLHDNTLAAALIEAGHEVALLPIYTPLRTDEDDVSADRVFYGAVNVYLQQKSRFFRRMPAFVERWLDNRGLLNQVSKLSSSTDAGELGELTLSVLQGEDGRQAKELQKLVDWLQDYQPDLVQLTNALLLGMAPAMRQALGVPVICGLTGEDLFLDYLPESWRQRVSDELRRRAGDADAYVATSRYYTEELKERLALPPENTFVVPLGIRLSDVPDATERDPQAPPLIGYLARQCPEKGLDLLVEAFLKIAAKNPAPRLEVAGYVGPRDRPFVAGLEQRVADAGFADRVTFHGEVDRQGKLDLLSRLDIFSVPTVYREPKGLSVLEALAHGVPVVQPRHGAFPEIIQATGGGVLTDPGSVDDLVHGLERLLDSPNLRHELGRRGRDLVHRRFHAQAMAEETLAVYRAVLEGAAQAGEPTRNEEAAQAV, via the coding sequence ATGAGAATCGCCTACATCGCCGCCGGCGCCGCCGGCATGTACTGCGGTAGCTGTCTGCACGACAACACCCTCGCCGCCGCCTTGATCGAGGCCGGCCACGAGGTCGCCCTGCTGCCCATCTACACGCCGCTGCGCACGGACGAAGACGACGTCAGCGCCGACCGCGTCTTCTATGGCGCCGTCAACGTCTATCTGCAGCAGAAGAGCCGGTTCTTTCGCCGCATGCCGGCCTTCGTCGAGCGCTGGCTCGACAACCGCGGCCTGCTCAATCAGGTCTCGAAGCTGAGCTCGTCGACCGACGCCGGCGAGCTCGGTGAGCTCACCCTGTCGGTACTGCAGGGGGAAGACGGTCGCCAGGCCAAGGAGCTCCAAAAGCTGGTCGATTGGCTGCAGGACTATCAGCCCGACTTGGTTCAGCTCACCAACGCCCTCCTCCTCGGCATGGCCCCGGCCATGCGCCAGGCCCTCGGCGTGCCGGTGATCTGCGGTTTGACCGGGGAGGATCTCTTTCTCGACTACCTGCCAGAGAGCTGGCGCCAGCGCGTCAGCGACGAGCTGCGCCGCCGCGCCGGTGACGCCGACGCCTACGTCGCGACCAGCCGCTACTACACCGAAGAGCTCAAAGAGCGTCTGGCGCTGCCGCCCGAGAACACTTTCGTCGTGCCGCTGGGGATTCGCCTGAGCGACGTCCCGGACGCCACCGAAAGGGACCCGCAAGCACCGCCGCTGATCGGCTATCTGGCCCGCCAGTGCCCGGAGAAAGGGCTCGATCTGCTGGTCGAGGCGTTTCTGAAGATCGCCGCGAAGAATCCCGCACCGCGGCTCGAAGTCGCGGGCTACGTCGGTCCCCGAGACCGCCCCTTTGTCGCCGGCCTCGAGCAGCGCGTCGCCGATGCCGGCTTCGCCGACCGCGTCACCTTCCACGGGGAGGTCGACCGCCAGGGCAAGCTCGACCTGCTGTCGCGCCTCGACATCTTCTCCGTCCCCACCGTTTACCGCGAGCCCAAGGGCCTCTCGGTGCTCGAAGCTCTGGCCCACGGCGTGCCGGTGGTGCAGCCACGCCATGGCGCCTTTCCGGAGATCATCCAGGCCACCGGCGGCGGCGTGCTCACCGATCCCGGTTCCGTCGATGACTTGGTGCACGGCCTCGAGCGCCTGCTCGACAGCCCGAACCTGCGCCACGAGCTCGGCCGCCGCGGCCGCGATCTCGTCCACCGCCGCTTCCACGCCCAGGCGATGGCCGAGGAAACCCTCGCGGTCTACCGGGCGGTGTTGGAAGGCGCGGCTCAGGCCGGGGAACCCACCCGGAACGAAGAAGCGGCGCAGGCCGTTTGA